AAATAAGCGCAAATATAGCATAAGGGGAATATGAATGCACACATTAGAAGCAAAGCATTTAAGTAAAATTATTAAAAAAACACAAATTATTAAAGACATTTCTATCTGTGTGCAAAGTGGTGAAGTTGTGGGGCTTTTAGGTCCAAATGGGGCAGGGAAGACAACAACTTTTTATATCATTTGTGGGCTTTTAGAGGCAAGTGGTGGGAGTGTGAGTTTTGATGGTAAGGATATTACTAAACTTAGTTTGCACAAGCGCGCACGGCTTGGGATTGGTTATTTGCCGCAAGAATCTAGCGTGTTTAAAGATTTAAGTGTTGAAGAGAATTTACGCATTGCTGCTGAAGTATGCTTTGAGGGAGAAAAGGCTCAAAATAAACGCATTGAAGAGCTTTTAGAAGAGTTTAATATTGAACCTATTAGAAGTCGCAAAGGGGTCAATTTAAGTGGGGGAGAGCGGCGCAGAGTTGAAATTGCGCGCGCATTAGTTAAAAAACCAAAATTTATTTTGCTTGATGAACCTTTTGCGGGAGTAGATCCTATTGCGGTGCTTGATATTCAAAATATTATTAAAAAATTGCTAGGTTTTGGGATTGGCGTGTTAATCACAGATCACAATGTGAGGGAAACACTTAGCGTGTGTGATAGGGCTTATGTGATTAATAAAGGCACACTGCTTGCAAGTGGCGATGCAAGTGCGATTTATCAAAATGAGCTTGTGCGCAGGCATTATTTGGGTGAGCATTTTAAAGTATGAAACTTCGCGCCCAAACTTCTACAACCTTAAAAGCAAAACTTTCATCAACGCTAAAGAGCTGGTTACCGATTTTGCAAAGTGGGATGGGTGATTTAGAAGAAACGCTTAATGGCTTTGGGCTGGAAAATCCATATTTTGAAGTCAAATCTGGGATTGTTGATACATTAAGCACACAAAGCATAGCATATAAAAAGCAGCATAAAGAAAAAATGCGTGGGGCTAAGGGTGGTAAAAGCTTAGAGGGAGATGGTATCGAGCAATTTTGCATTCAAGAAGAAAGCTTAGAAGTTTTACTTTTGCGACAAATTGAGCCGCCTTTATTTCCCACAAGGAATTCCCAAGAGATTGCCAAAAAAATCATTGAAAATTTGGACAATGAAGGGTATTTTGATGGCGATTGTGTAGTGATTGCACAGGAATGCTCTAAAGATTTAGGGGTAGAAATTTATGCTAGTGAAGTGGAGAAAATCCGCTTGCGTTTTGCGTATTTAGAACCACCCGGAATTGGCGCATTAGATGTAATGGAATCTTTTAGATTCCAACTTGATCATTTAGATGTGCCAAGTGATGTGTATGGGCTATGTTTAGAGATTTTGGAAAATTTACAAGAGCATACAAGATTTAAAAATAATCCCTTATATCCGCAAGCAATGCGTGCAATCCAGAGCTTTAAAAATCCGCCCGCCCTAGATTTCTTTCAAAAAGAAGTCGCTGTGATACCAGATATTTTGGTGCTAGAAGACAAAGACAATATCCAAGTGCAAATTAATGACAAATATTATCCCAGTATTCTTATCCAAAAGCAGGAAAAAACTGATAAAAACAGCATACAAGATGCTTTTATTAAAGCCAAGATTAAAGAAGCACGCGATCTTGTTGATGCGCTTGAGATGCGTAAGGCTACTTTGTATAAAATTGGCTTAATGATTGTGGAGTATCAATATGAGTTTTTTAAAGGCGGAGAGATAAAGCCTATGACCTTAAAGGATTTAGCAGAAGAGTTTGGACATGCTCCAAGCACGATTTCAAGGGCGATTTCTAATAAATATTTAGAATGTTCGCGCGGAATCTTCCCGCTAAAAAACTTTTTTGCAACTGCCATTGATGAAGAAACTTCAAACACCACCATTAAGGACTTTGTAGCAGATCTTATCCGTAATGAAAACAAACAAAAGCCCCTTAGTGATAGTAAAATTTTAAAGCTTGCAACAGAGAGATTTAAGGTTACAATGGTGCGCCGTACAATCGCAAAATACCGCGCGCAACTTAATATTGCAAGTTCAAGCGAGCGCAAAAAACTTTATAAAATGCAAGTGAAGGATTAAACTTCACATTCTCTTTATAGTTGCTTTAGATTGGCTTCACACTTTAGAGCTACAATTTTATTATCTTAATTTTAAGGAGATTATTATGAAAAAGTTAGTTGTTATCGCTCTTGTGGGCGCGTTAAGTATGAGTGCTTTTGGAGCTGATTTTTCTAAGGTTAGCAATGAAAAGTTAATTGAAATCTCTGGAAGTGTGGCACCAAAAGACTATCCAGATTATAAAATGGAAGTGTTTAAGCGTACGCAAGAAATGAAGGTGAAAGATGCGGAAATCTTTAATGAAAGATTGCGCGAGCAAAGACGCAATGCGCACGATGCGATGAGCTTGAAAGAGCGCCGAGAATATCGTGATGCAATTCGTATAGAAACACAAAAGCGCATTGATGCTATGAGCGTTAAAGAAGCACGCGAAAAAGGTTTATTGAAGGGTCCTCATCACCTTTATAGAGATCATAGAGATGGTTACCATAGAGAGTTTAGAGATTGTGTCTCTTGTCCTAGGAGATAGGCAGTTTTAAGAATCGCGGAAGTTCGTGTATTCTAGAGGAATTAGGCAATCTTCTACGCTTAGGATTTGTGAGTAGATTTTGTAATCATAGCCTATTTTAAAAAGCGCATTGATTGCGTTAAGTTGTGTTTGGCTAAGGGTAATAGAATCATTA
The Helicobacter winghamensis ATCC BAA-430 DNA segment above includes these coding regions:
- a CDS encoding RNA polymerase factor sigma-54, encoding MKLRAQTSTTLKAKLSSTLKSWLPILQSGMGDLEETLNGFGLENPYFEVKSGIVDTLSTQSIAYKKQHKEKMRGAKGGKSLEGDGIEQFCIQEESLEVLLLRQIEPPLFPTRNSQEIAKKIIENLDNEGYFDGDCVVIAQECSKDLGVEIYASEVEKIRLRFAYLEPPGIGALDVMESFRFQLDHLDVPSDVYGLCLEILENLQEHTRFKNNPLYPQAMRAIQSFKNPPALDFFQKEVAVIPDILVLEDKDNIQVQINDKYYPSILIQKQEKTDKNSIQDAFIKAKIKEARDLVDALEMRKATLYKIGLMIVEYQYEFFKGGEIKPMTLKDLAEEFGHAPSTISRAISNKYLECSRGIFPLKNFFATAIDEETSNTTIKDFVADLIRNENKQKPLSDSKILKLATERFKVTMVRRTIAKYRAQLNIASSSERKKLYKMQVKD
- the lptB gene encoding LPS export ABC transporter ATP-binding protein, with the protein product MHTLEAKHLSKIIKKTQIIKDISICVQSGEVVGLLGPNGAGKTTTFYIICGLLEASGGSVSFDGKDITKLSLHKRARLGIGYLPQESSVFKDLSVEENLRIAAEVCFEGEKAQNKRIEELLEEFNIEPIRSRKGVNLSGGERRRVEIARALVKKPKFILLDEPFAGVDPIAVLDIQNIIKKLLGFGIGVLITDHNVRETLSVCDRAYVINKGTLLASGDASAIYQNELVRRHYLGEHFKV
- a CDS encoding DUF1104 domain-containing protein, which translates into the protein MKKLVVIALVGALSMSAFGADFSKVSNEKLIEISGSVAPKDYPDYKMEVFKRTQEMKVKDAEIFNERLREQRRNAHDAMSLKERREYRDAIRIETQKRIDAMSVKEAREKGLLKGPHHLYRDHRDGYHREFRDCVSCPRR